One genomic window of Tenacibaculum tangerinum includes the following:
- a CDS encoding OmpA family protein, whose amino-acid sequence MADIKTFDQGAKILQNVDVSSMVTALALGIASAQERLDNNSVSQLIRLSETKIAGKSLLEFGFQPAFYAFDYADISASISLKMAVKEEVEVDFSLAVDYKNNTTFDKDFFDQLKESRSKSLSKNSKTQKEIALKASTSEEISINEKSFEIHKEEGSYSKVEETKEEMRDQASDLRVDSVIEDEKILEENTSNNLLIIKEDGFVVVAEPYVHTSTEGLLKMPSTYLPLNDPSAPNITLKGGSTPKNFKKEKDFAHTLSSARTSNGVNGTVVGINSEGIHRSGGKKVLEFFFGWDKYDINYGYSTGVKSDSVHKDDVTLLALLLERDPSLTITITGYTDGSGNATKENADYNKALGKKRAKAFKAELEKRGTFTLAESRVTIITKGESLANGSSAKDPNIRKIKVELPSDYDYIHFNGGEITKTGANAPTPNAFVYLENDNSAGNTGLPITFKYNGKSYTFTAADISNALQSANNFKSKLQELYAEKYNDYYYFLHEETKVNYFIHSEQNKELDVKINKQASADINKDTTKVFVSDTKNDLSKLKESSKDFKGDRSLAISGSLDVRYARQFNMSVEGNASIAARMISVPPPSALENYIQSLTGGSNTSSN is encoded by the coding sequence ATGGCAGACATTAAAACTTTTGACCAAGGGGCAAAAATACTACAAAACGTAGACGTAAGTAGTATGGTTACAGCATTAGCCCTGGGTATTGCTAGCGCTCAAGAGCGACTAGACAACAATTCGGTATCTCAACTTATCCGACTTTCAGAAACCAAAATAGCTGGGAAGTCCTTATTGGAATTTGGATTTCAACCAGCGTTTTATGCTTTTGATTATGCAGATATTTCTGCGTCAATTAGCCTAAAAATGGCAGTTAAAGAAGAAGTAGAGGTAGATTTTAGCTTGGCTGTGGATTATAAAAATAATACCACATTTGATAAAGATTTCTTTGATCAACTAAAAGAAAGCAGAAGTAAATCGTTAAGCAAAAATTCTAAAACTCAGAAAGAAATTGCATTAAAAGCAAGTACATCTGAAGAAATTAGTATTAACGAAAAATCATTTGAAATTCACAAAGAAGAGGGCTCATATTCTAAAGTTGAAGAAACTAAAGAAGAGATGAGAGATCAAGCTAGTGATTTACGAGTAGACTCAGTAATTGAAGATGAAAAAATTTTAGAAGAAAACACTTCTAACAATTTATTAATTATCAAAGAAGATGGGTTTGTAGTTGTAGCAGAACCTTATGTGCATACGTCAACAGAAGGATTATTAAAAATGCCTTCAACCTATTTACCATTAAACGACCCTAGCGCTCCAAATATTACTTTAAAAGGAGGAAGTACTCCTAAAAATTTCAAAAAAGAGAAAGATTTTGCACATACCTTATCAAGTGCCAGAACTAGTAATGGAGTGAATGGAACTGTTGTAGGAATAAATTCTGAAGGAATTCATAGATCTGGAGGTAAAAAAGTATTGGAATTCTTTTTTGGTTGGGATAAATATGATATCAATTATGGGTATTCTACCGGAGTTAAATCTGATTCGGTACATAAAGATGATGTTACACTTTTAGCTTTATTGTTAGAAAGAGATCCTTCATTAACTATTACCATTACCGGATATACAGATGGAAGTGGTAATGCAACCAAGGAAAATGCAGATTATAATAAAGCTTTGGGTAAAAAAAGAGCTAAAGCCTTTAAAGCTGAGCTAGAAAAAAGAGGAACTTTTACCTTAGCTGAAAGCAGAGTTACTATAATAACTAAAGGTGAAAGCTTAGCCAATGGTAGTTCTGCTAAAGACCCAAACATTAGAAAAATTAAAGTAGAGCTTCCTTCAGATTATGATTATATCCATTTTAATGGAGGAGAAATCACAAAAACAGGTGCTAATGCTCCTACTCCTAACGCCTTTGTTTATCTGGAAAATGATAACTCAGCAGGTAATACAGGGTTGCCAATTACTTTTAAGTATAACGGAAAAAGCTATACGTTTACTGCTGCAGATATAAGCAATGCCCTACAATCGGCAAATAATTTTAAGAGTAAACTACAAGAGTTGTATGCTGAAAAGTATAACGATTACTACTATTTCTTACATGAAGAAACCAAGGTAAATTACTTTATTCATTCTGAGCAAAATAAAGAATTAGATGTAAAAATAAATAAGCAAGCTTCAGCAGATATTAATAAAGATACTACCAAGGTATTTGTAAGTGATACAAAAAATGATCTTTCTAAATTGAAAGAATCTTCTAAAGACTTTAAAGGAGACAGATCTTTAGCTATTAGCGGGTCATTAGATGTACGCTATGCACGTCAGTTTAACATGTCTGTAGAAGGAAACGCCTCTATTGCTGCACGTATGATTTCAGTACCGCCTCCTTCAGCTTTAGAAAACTATATTCAATCGTTAACAGGAGGAAGTAATACATCTTCAAACTAA